A genome region from Fervidobacterium changbaicum includes the following:
- a CDS encoding IS110 family transposase has translation MDNFPVFVGIDVSKDKFNVCAISNPSSIIFESSFDMSQQGFSSFANKLSAFPKQSIIIAMESTGCYHLNLLAFLSSNDFACAVFNPLTVKNFASLRKTKTDKIDARIIATALFYLQHQIPSSAFVNSELRDIVRARENIIHRIAKVKGNIEKLLNVLFPELERVTNIYSDTILNLLSHFPSAKAIQKARNLDVFFSKDRGRSTKLNAQKLKELANNSIAQYWPMKEKILVQNIKELQFLQQQLEEYDKMMKEYCECSAINLDIEILTSIPGIGENSAMHFLAEVGDISRFSTYKKLIAYCGLDPSIAQSGKSKVEGHISKRGNAHLRRILWLMAVSVVIHNEYFRTYYERKRQQGIPYKKAIMSVVHKLLRTLYAMLRKKEKFNIDYAISHSKQKFNFA, from the coding sequence ATGGATAACTTCCCTGTTTTCGTCGGCATCGATGTTTCCAAGGATAAGTTCAACGTCTGCGCTATCTCTAATCCCAGTTCCATCATCTTCGAATCTTCTTTCGATATGTCCCAGCAAGGCTTTTCCTCCTTCGCAAACAAACTCTCTGCCTTCCCAAAACAATCCATCATCATCGCTATGGAATCTACTGGCTGTTATCATCTCAACCTTCTGGCTTTCCTTTCTTCCAACGACTTTGCTTGCGCTGTTTTTAATCCTCTAACTGTTAAAAACTTTGCTTCTCTTCGAAAGACCAAAACCGACAAAATCGATGCTCGCATTATCGCTACTGCTTTGTTTTACCTACAACATCAAATTCCTTCTTCTGCTTTTGTCAACTCTGAGCTTCGTGATATTGTCAGAGCACGCGAAAACATTATCCACCGCATCGCAAAAGTTAAAGGCAATATCGAAAAACTGCTCAACGTTCTTTTCCCTGAACTCGAAAGAGTTACCAATATCTACAGTGACACTATCCTCAATCTTCTTTCTCATTTCCCTTCTGCCAAGGCTATTCAAAAGGCTCGTAATCTGGATGTGTTCTTTTCCAAAGACCGTGGCAGAAGTACAAAACTTAATGCTCAAAAACTTAAAGAACTCGCTAATAACTCGATTGCTCAATATTGGCCGATGAAAGAAAAGATTCTTGTGCAAAATATCAAAGAACTACAATTTTTACAGCAACAGCTTGAAGAATACGACAAGATGATGAAAGAATATTGCGAATGTAGTGCGATAAACCTTGATATCGAGATACTCACGTCAATACCAGGTATTGGTGAAAACAGCGCGATGCATTTCTTGGCAGAAGTTGGAGATATCTCAAGATTTAGTACATACAAAAAACTCATTGCGTATTGTGGACTCGATCCAAGCATTGCCCAATCAGGCAAAAGCAAAGTAGAAGGACACATATCGAAAAGGGGCAATGCCCACCTAAGACGAATACTATGGCTAATGGCAGTGAGTGTAGTGATTCACAACGAATATTTCCGAACATACTATGAACGAAAAAGGCAGCAAGGTATACCGTACAAAAAAGCGATAATGTCAGTAGTACACAAGTTATTGCGAACGTTGTACGCAATGTTGAGAAAGAAAGAGAAGTTCAATATTGATTATGCTATCTCACACTCAAAACAAAAATTTAATTTTGCATAG
- a CDS encoding glycoside hydrolase family 5 protein has translation MKRRNWNYLLIILLVISAFTLISAQCDKDKTKEGEKDMVQSTKGKSVFELNKMIGKGVNIGNALEAPVEGAWGVRIEDEYFEVIKKRGFDSVRIPIRWSAHISDKPPYKIEEYFLERVKHIVDKALENNLTVIINTHHFEELYQDPDKYGGVLVEIWRQVASFFKDYPETLFFEIYNEPAQNLTGEKWNKLYPMVLEVIRESNPDRVVIIDVPNWAHYSAISSLKLVNDKRIIVSFHYYEPFNFTHQGAEWVNPVPPVGVKWNGEDWEVNQIKNHFRYVSDWAKKNNVPIFLGEFGAYSKADMDSRVKWTETVRKTAEEFGFSYAYWEFCAGFGIYDRWSEKWIEPLATAVVGNN, from the coding sequence ATGAAAAGGCGTAACTGGAATTATCTTCTGATTATTTTATTGGTCATTTCCGCATTCACTTTGATATCGGCCCAGTGCGATAAAGATAAAACTAAAGAAGGAGAGAAGGATATGGTTCAATCAACCAAAGGTAAATCTGTCTTTGAATTGAATAAAATGATTGGGAAAGGAGTAAATATAGGAAATGCTTTGGAAGCACCAGTTGAAGGTGCATGGGGAGTTAGAATAGAGGACGAATACTTCGAAGTCATAAAGAAAAGGGGATTTGACTCTGTAAGGATTCCCATAAGATGGTCGGCGCACATTTCCGATAAACCGCCGTACAAAATCGAAGAATATTTTCTCGAAAGGGTTAAACATATAGTAGATAAGGCACTTGAGAATAACCTTACTGTGATTATCAACACCCATCATTTCGAAGAACTCTACCAAGACCCAGACAAATATGGTGGAGTGCTGGTTGAAATCTGGCGCCAAGTTGCCAGTTTCTTCAAAGACTATCCTGAAACGTTATTCTTCGAAATCTACAATGAACCTGCGCAGAACTTAACAGGCGAAAAGTGGAACAAGCTCTATCCAATGGTGCTTGAGGTTATTAGAGAGAGCAATCCGGACAGAGTAGTTATCATAGACGTTCCGAACTGGGCTCATTACAGTGCGATAAGCAGTTTGAAATTAGTGAACGATAAACGTATCATCGTTTCATTTCACTACTACGAACCTTTCAATTTCACACATCAGGGTGCTGAATGGGTCAATCCTGTTCCACCAGTTGGTGTGAAGTGGAACGGGGAGGATTGGGAAGTAAATCAGATCAAAAATCATTTCAGATACGTTAGTGACTGGGCAAAAAAGAATAACGTGCCTATCTTTCTTGGCGAATTTGGTGCTTATTCGAAGGCGGACATGGATTCAAGAGTCAAATGGACGGAAACCGTGAGAAAAACCGCTGAAGAGTTTGGTTTTTCCTATGCGTATTGGGAATTCTGTGCGGGGTTTGGCATATACGATAGGTGGTCTGAAAAATGGATCGAACCGCTGGCAACCGCTGTGGTTGGGAATAATTAA
- a CDS encoding ABC transporter permease, with protein MAEDKKKNINQVPQQEVTGENVADSTESIDFEEVYLTRGQLMWRAFKKNKLAMFGMWVLIIMYIAMIFADFLAPYDPFKQNLNHSLKKPTTVMMKYNVADLKTTMSPYVLPEVSYIDKLDYTQNFKTMLFPSRIKLKLKDGTELAVIDKHVVEIKEDGTIVPKYLPKGRKLDEKFVLAESIKLVVRTIAYAQVDGQWVQYKDETEDVDALVFGVDNSILEKGKNERITESRTARSFVAQNEGWKFGFYAMNEQEAMNRLTAVKLEQDLVGIKYYDADFNEHEISLDEAQIVSYDYKFYPVKWFVKSWGPDSTDPERVGYLFWIIPLHYHLFGVDNYDNNEYVSINIFGADRYGRDVWSRIIFASRVSLTIGFIGLFVTLVLSLFFGALAGFYGGIVDEVIMRFCEILMAIPGFYLLLLLRAVLPIDLPSSQTYMLLIFILAFLGWPGRARIIRGQILAERQREYVEAAIALGFPDTRIMWRHIIPNLATYIIVSSTLSIPGYILGEAGLSYLGLGIREPSASWGNMLTAAQDVYILEKAPWLLIPGAFIFVVVLAFNFVGDGLRDAFDPRALG; from the coding sequence ATGGCTGAAGATAAAAAGAAGAACATCAATCAGGTTCCTCAGCAAGAAGTTACTGGAGAAAATGTAGCTGATAGTACGGAAAGTATTGACTTCGAAGAAGTCTACCTTACGCGTGGGCAACTGATGTGGCGAGCTTTCAAGAAGAACAAGCTAGCAATGTTTGGTATGTGGGTTCTCATAATCATGTACATCGCAATGATTTTTGCAGACTTTTTGGCACCGTATGATCCATTTAAACAGAATCTCAACCATTCTTTGAAGAAGCCAACAACAGTAATGATGAAATACAACGTAGCGGACCTCAAGACAACAATGTCGCCGTATGTTTTACCTGAGGTCAGCTATATTGACAAGCTTGACTACACACAGAACTTCAAGACAATGCTTTTCCCAAGCAGGATTAAGTTGAAACTCAAAGACGGGACAGAGCTTGCAGTGATTGACAAGCATGTGGTTGAAATTAAGGAAGACGGAACGATTGTTCCAAAGTACCTTCCAAAAGGTAGAAAACTTGATGAAAAATTTGTCCTTGCTGAATCTATAAAGCTCGTTGTCAGAACCATTGCTTATGCACAAGTTGATGGTCAATGGGTGCAGTACAAAGACGAAACTGAGGATGTCGATGCTCTTGTCTTTGGTGTGGATAACAGCATCCTGGAAAAAGGCAAGAACGAAAGAATAACTGAATCAAGAACAGCAAGGTCATTCGTCGCTCAAAACGAGGGTTGGAAGTTTGGGTTCTATGCCATGAATGAACAAGAGGCAATGAACCGCTTAACGGCTGTTAAGCTCGAACAAGACCTTGTTGGTATCAAGTATTACGATGCAGATTTCAACGAACATGAAATATCACTCGATGAAGCACAGATTGTTTCCTACGACTACAAATTCTATCCAGTTAAATGGTTTGTCAAATCATGGGGTCCTGATAGTACTGATCCGGAACGTGTTGGATATCTATTCTGGATCATCCCACTTCACTATCACCTCTTCGGCGTAGACAACTACGATAACAACGAATATGTTTCTATCAACATATTTGGTGCAGACAGATACGGTCGAGATGTCTGGAGCAGAATCATATTCGCATCAAGGGTTTCACTGACGATTGGATTCATAGGCTTGTTTGTTACACTGGTGCTTTCACTCTTCTTCGGTGCTCTCGCAGGTTTCTATGGAGGAATTGTTGACGAAGTCATAATGAGATTCTGTGAAATCTTAATGGCAATCCCAGGATTCTATCTGTTGCTCCTGCTGAGAGCTGTGTTGCCCATAGACCTTCCAAGTTCACAAACGTACATGCTATTGATATTCATCCTTGCATTCCTTGGTTGGCCCGGTAGGGCAAGGATTATCAGGGGACAAATTCTGGCGGAAAGACAAAGAGAGTATGTTGAAGCAGCAATCGCGCTTGGGTTCCCAGATACACGTATTATGTGGAGACACATCATACCAAACCTTGCAACGTACATTATCGTAAGTTCAACACTTTCAATACCAGGTTACATCCTTGGTGAGGCAGGTCTTTCATACCTTGGACTCGGAATTAGAGAACCATCTGCATCGTGGGGTAATATGCTAACTGCCGCACAGGATGTTTACATACTCGAAAAGGCTCCGTGGTTACTGATTCCAGGCGCATTCATATTTGTAGTCGTTCTTGCATTTAACTTCGTCGGTGACGGACTCAGAGATGCATTCGACCCAAGAGCGCTTGGATGA
- a CDS encoding glycoside hydrolase family 130 protein — MKIHATSLPNIPWEDRPEGCSDVMWRYSKNPIIRRDQAKDSNSIFNSAVVPFKDGFAGVFRVDDRQRRMNIRRGFSNDGIHWKIDDKPIEFIQETQDEIESEYKYDPRVVFIDDRYWITWCNGYHGPTIGVGYTFDFEKFYQIENAFLPFNRNGVLFPRKINGKYAMLSRPSDNGHTPFGDIFYSESPDMVHWGVHRFVMAAGYTPWQSLKIGAGPVPIETDEGWLLIYHGVLLSCNGYVYSFGAALLDLDKPWKVIKRSKSYLLSPQTLYECVGDVPNVVFPVAALVDADTGRLAVYYGGADTVVALAFGYVHEIIDWLKCQPPTTEVAGL, encoded by the coding sequence ATGAAAATACACGCGACAAGTCTTCCAAACATTCCATGGGAAGATAGGCCTGAAGGTTGTAGTGACGTTATGTGGAGGTACTCGAAAAATCCAATTATACGCAGAGACCAAGCCAAAGATTCGAACAGTATTTTCAACAGTGCAGTTGTTCCTTTTAAAGATGGATTTGCCGGAGTTTTTAGAGTGGACGACAGGCAAAGGAGGATGAATATTAGAAGAGGATTCAGCAATGATGGGATTCATTGGAAGATAGACGATAAGCCTATTGAGTTCATTCAAGAAACTCAAGACGAGATAGAAAGCGAATATAAATACGATCCGCGTGTGGTTTTTATCGATGACCGTTACTGGATAACGTGGTGCAATGGATATCATGGACCAACGATAGGTGTGGGATACACTTTCGATTTTGAGAAATTCTACCAAATCGAAAATGCTTTCCTACCTTTCAACAGAAACGGTGTTCTTTTCCCACGTAAAATCAACGGAAAATACGCAATGCTTAGCAGACCTTCAGATAACGGACATACACCTTTTGGCGATATTTTTTACAGCGAAAGTCCTGATATGGTACACTGGGGAGTTCACAGGTTTGTCATGGCTGCTGGCTATACACCTTGGCAGTCTTTAAAAATCGGAGCTGGACCTGTGCCAATAGAAACCGACGAAGGATGGCTGCTCATCTATCACGGCGTACTTCTATCCTGCAATGGATATGTTTACAGTTTTGGAGCTGCTTTGCTGGACCTTGATAAACCCTGGAAGGTGATAAAACGCTCGAAATCGTATCTCTTATCGCCTCAAACGCTCTATGAATGCGTCGGCGATGTGCCAAACGTCGTATTCCCTGTCGCTGCATTGGTCGATGCGGATACCGGTAGGCTTGCGGTATATTACGGTGGGGCAGACACGGTTGTTGCACTGGCATTTGGATATGTTCACGAAATAATCGATTGGCTGAAGTGTCAACCACCCACCACTGAAGTGGCGGGCTTGTAA
- a CDS encoding LacI family DNA-binding transcriptional regulator, protein MPNIYDVARAAGVSIATVSRVLNGAKNVSEETRIKVLRAVKHLGYKPMPSLRKASELLYTIGVLLPDLRGYHYNEIAMAIEDYASKHGFEVMVSVPKMMPEAEKHVLDQFFKRKIDGVILCELFGGVNYIEPFIKSGVPIVTLDYYIEEILCDSVNIDNLSGAKIALKYLYQNGHKKILFLRGPHYSPAAVQREKGIRKFLDKHKDVEIYLSENEGYEPEHGYEAVATHLKKFGKNFTAVFSINDWSAIGAMRALRESGLSIPDDVSLIGFDNAPYSEFLYPPLTTIHQPRWEMGQTAAQLLIERILKTGPNIHRNVVLPTNLVERASVRNIMQK, encoded by the coding sequence ATGCCCAATATTTACGATGTTGCGAGAGCGGCGGGCGTGTCGATCGCAACAGTCTCAAGGGTATTGAACGGTGCAAAAAACGTCAGTGAAGAGACGCGAATAAAAGTCCTCCGTGCAGTCAAACATCTTGGTTACAAGCCGATGCCTTCTTTAAGGAAGGCATCGGAGTTACTTTACACAATAGGCGTTTTGTTACCAGATTTAAGGGGATACCACTACAACGAAATCGCTATGGCAATTGAAGATTACGCAAGCAAGCATGGTTTTGAAGTGATGGTATCCGTTCCAAAGATGATGCCTGAAGCAGAGAAACATGTACTGGATCAGTTTTTCAAAAGGAAAATCGACGGAGTCATATTATGCGAACTTTTTGGTGGTGTAAATTACATAGAACCTTTCATCAAGAGCGGTGTCCCGATAGTGACATTGGACTACTACATCGAAGAAATCTTGTGCGATTCCGTGAACATAGATAATCTTTCTGGAGCAAAAATTGCATTGAAATATCTATATCAAAACGGTCATAAGAAGATCCTGTTCCTGAGAGGTCCACATTACTCACCCGCAGCTGTGCAAAGAGAGAAAGGTATACGAAAGTTCTTGGATAAACACAAGGATGTGGAAATCTATCTCAGCGAGAATGAAGGGTATGAGCCGGAACACGGGTACGAAGCGGTTGCGACACACCTGAAAAAATTCGGCAAAAACTTCACAGCCGTCTTTTCTATAAACGATTGGTCAGCTATAGGTGCCATGCGCGCTCTCAGGGAATCGGGCCTTTCGATCCCGGATGATGTATCATTGATTGGATTTGACAACGCACCGTATTCAGAGTTCTTGTACCCACCACTGACGACGATACACCAGCCAAGGTGGGAGATGGGGCAAACCGCAGCACAGTTGCTAATTGAGAGAATTCTAAAGACTGGACCAAACATCCACCGAAACGTCGTACTTCCAACAAACCTCGTAGAACGTGCTTCTGTAAGGAATATCATGCAGAAGTAA
- the iscB gene encoding RNA-guided endonuclease IscB: MVFVISKNGTPLMPTKRHGKVRRLLKQGLAKVVNREPFTIQLLYETTSYTQPVTVGIDIGSKTVGVSAVTDKEEIFSAEVQLRQDIKKLLLERRQHRRFRRYRKTRYRKPRFLNRRKKDGWLPPSLQWKVDAHVRIINKLGKIIPITKVVVEVAPFDIQKVQNPDIEGKNYQNDPQKGFADVREYCLWRAGYKSELSGKTGILEVHHIIPRSKGGTDAPSNLIVLTAEEHKMLHEGKIKIPKSRLEQIKVFKDAAHVSTIGWHIVNKLRQNYHVEITYGSITKERRDMYGLEKSHRDDAFVIAGGNIQERASEWYFGKFFRRQNRSLHKANPIKGGKRPINTVKQVRGFRRFDKVECEGKIGIVTGLRSSGYFSISELSGEKISDTVKYTKLRVIERSKTLMFERMVEAAWS, from the coding sequence ATGGTATTCGTGATTTCAAAAAACGGAACGCCACTTATGCCAACTAAAAGGCATGGAAAGGTCAGAAGACTATTAAAACAAGGACTGGCAAAAGTAGTTAACAGAGAGCCGTTCACCATACAGCTTTTGTACGAAACAACAAGCTATACACAACCTGTCACAGTTGGGATAGACATAGGTTCTAAGACTGTAGGTGTGTCTGCTGTTACTGACAAAGAAGAAATATTCTCTGCAGAAGTCCAGCTTAGACAAGATATCAAAAAGTTACTACTTGAGCGCAGGCAACATAGAAGGTTCAGAAGATACAGAAAAACAAGATATCGAAAACCCAGATTTCTGAACAGACGGAAGAAAGATGGTTGGTTGCCACCGAGTTTGCAGTGGAAAGTAGATGCTCATGTGAGAATCATCAACAAACTTGGTAAGATAATACCGATAACAAAAGTCGTTGTGGAAGTTGCACCGTTTGATATTCAAAAAGTACAAAATCCAGACATAGAAGGAAAGAACTACCAAAACGATCCGCAGAAAGGATTTGCTGATGTGAGAGAGTACTGCCTTTGGAGAGCTGGATACAAATCTGAGCTATCTGGAAAAACTGGCATATTGGAAGTTCACCATATCATTCCAAGAAGCAAAGGTGGTACAGATGCACCGAGCAATTTAATAGTGCTAACGGCAGAAGAACACAAGATGTTGCACGAAGGCAAGATAAAGATACCTAAATCAAGATTAGAGCAAATAAAGGTGTTTAAGGACGCGGCTCACGTTTCAACGATTGGGTGGCACATAGTCAACAAACTCAGGCAAAACTACCATGTCGAAATCACGTATGGTAGTATTACAAAAGAAAGACGGGACATGTATGGACTTGAGAAGTCGCACAGAGATGATGCATTTGTGATAGCTGGTGGGAATATTCAAGAAAGAGCAAGCGAATGGTACTTCGGTAAATTCTTCAGGCGACAAAACAGGTCGCTTCACAAAGCCAATCCGATTAAGGGCGGGAAAAGACCAATTAACACAGTTAAGCAAGTGAGAGGGTTTAGAAGGTTTGATAAAGTTGAGTGTGAAGGCAAAATAGGGATTGTAACAGGTCTAAGGAGTAGCGGATACTTTTCGATTAGTGAGCTTAGTGGTGAAAAGATAAGCGATACTGTAAAGTATACGAAGCTAAGGGTTATTGAGAGAAGTAAGACACTGATGTTTGAAAGGATGGTAGAGGCTGCTTGGTCGTGA
- a CDS encoding IS1182 family transposase: MLTINKDKSRREQIESVSIEQLVPHDHLVRKIESAINFDFIYDLVKDKYCLNNGRPSIDPVVLIKITIIQYMFGIKSMRQTIKEIQTNVAYRWFLGFGFSDTIPHFSTFSKNYERRFKGTDLFEQIFNKILQQAIEHGLVNMDAVFMDSTHIKASANKKKYEKVFVEEQTKTYKQALEEEINKDRQKHGLKPLDFTHEKVKLKEIKISTTDPDSGMINKNEKEHQFGYSAHIACDKNGIILSCITTPANVHDSMVFENLFNKTKKNAGKSKRAALDAGYKTPPICKLLMDEGIVPCMPYTRAQHKEGYFKKRQFVYDEYYDCYICPQGQILEYSTTNRKGYKEYKSDPKVCEKCEDLGRCTSSKNHTKIITRHVWEEYMEEVEYLRHTKECKELYKERSKTIERVFADLKEKHGMRVTMLRGIEKVHMQVLLTCTCFNMKKLANWIWKKGKGGPGKGKNLEVLLEFFSKVVLAIIKPHLSFIEKWGFVNNLKVAGDRHFFVH, translated from the coding sequence ATGCTGACCATCAACAAAGATAAATCACGCAGAGAACAAATCGAATCCGTCTCCATCGAGCAACTCGTCCCTCATGACCACCTCGTCAGAAAAATCGAATCCGCCATCAATTTCGATTTCATCTACGACCTTGTCAAAGACAAGTACTGCCTCAATAATGGCAGACCTAGTATTGACCCCGTTGTGTTAATTAAAATTACCATTATCCAATATATGTTCGGCATAAAATCCATGCGTCAAACCATAAAGGAAATACAAACAAACGTCGCATACAGATGGTTTCTCGGATTCGGGTTTTCTGATACCATCCCTCATTTCAGCACGTTCAGTAAAAACTACGAACGTAGGTTCAAAGGAACCGATTTGTTTGAGCAAATCTTCAACAAAATACTGCAGCAAGCAATCGAGCATGGCTTGGTAAATATGGATGCCGTGTTCATGGATTCAACACACATCAAAGCAAGTGCGAACAAGAAAAAGTACGAGAAGGTATTTGTAGAGGAGCAAACCAAGACATACAAACAAGCTTTAGAAGAAGAAATAAACAAAGATAGGCAAAAACACGGATTGAAGCCTTTGGATTTCACACATGAGAAAGTAAAACTGAAGGAAATAAAAATAAGCACGACAGACCCAGATAGCGGGATGATAAACAAAAATGAAAAAGAACACCAGTTCGGATATTCTGCACACATAGCATGCGATAAGAACGGGATAATACTAAGCTGTATAACAACACCAGCAAATGTCCACGACAGCATGGTGTTTGAGAACTTATTCAATAAAACAAAAAAGAACGCTGGCAAATCGAAAAGGGCAGCTTTGGATGCAGGATACAAGACTCCACCGATATGTAAGCTATTGATGGACGAAGGTATAGTCCCGTGCATGCCATACACACGTGCACAACACAAAGAAGGGTATTTCAAAAAAAGACAATTCGTATACGATGAATATTACGATTGCTACATATGTCCACAAGGGCAGATATTAGAATACTCAACAACAAACAGAAAAGGGTACAAAGAATACAAATCGGATCCGAAGGTATGTGAGAAATGTGAAGATTTAGGTAGATGTACAAGCAGTAAGAATCACACGAAGATAATCACCCGACATGTATGGGAAGAATACATGGAAGAAGTAGAGTATTTAAGGCACACGAAAGAATGTAAAGAGTTGTACAAAGAAAGAAGCAAGACGATAGAGAGGGTATTTGCGGACTTGAAGGAGAAGCACGGTATGAGGGTGACGATGCTGAGGGGGATAGAAAAGGTGCACATGCAAGTGTTATTGACTTGCACATGTTTTAACATGAAAAAATTAGCGAATTGGATATGGAAAAAGGGGAAGGGAGGTCCAGGGAAGGGCAAAAATTTGGAAGTTTTATTAGAATTTTTCTCAAAAGTTGTATTGGCGATAATAAAACCCCACCTTTCGTTTATCGAAAAGTGGGGGTTTGTCAACAATCTGAAAGTGGCGGGAGACCGCCACTTTTTTGTTCATTGA
- the bgaS gene encoding beta-galactosidase BgaS: MFPNSFMFGASLSGFQFEMGNPSDPSELDTQTDWFVWVRDLENLLNGIVSGDLPESGAGYWKSYEKIHQLAVDFGMDTLRIGIEWSRIFPSSTREIPFGEGMLEKLDSIANKDAVEHYRKIMEDMKSKGLKVFVNLNHFTLPLWLHDPLAVRKGKPTDKLGWVSDDAPVEFAKYAEYIAWKFGDIVDYWSSMNEPHVVAQLGYFQILAGFPPSYFNPEWYIKSLRNEATAHNLTYDAIKRHTDKPVGVIYSFTWYDTLKPNNSEIFENAMWLANWNFMDQVKDKVDYIGVNYYTRAMIDKLPKPIEIQDFELNWYVVRGYGYACQEGGFALSGRPASEFGWEIYPEGLYYLLKAIYERYNKPLIVTENGIADQNDKYRAQVLISHLYAVEKAMNEGVDVRGYLHWSIVDNYEWAKGYSKRFGLAYTDFEKKLYIPRPSMYVFREIAKTRSIDQFKGYDPYGLMKF, from the coding sequence GTGTTTCCAAATTCATTCATGTTCGGTGCTTCGCTTTCGGGTTTCCAGTTCGAAATGGGAAATCCAAGTGACCCAAGTGAGCTTGATACTCAAACTGACTGGTTCGTTTGGGTCAGGGACCTTGAGAATCTTTTAAACGGCATCGTGAGTGGTGATTTGCCAGAAAGCGGTGCAGGTTATTGGAAAAGTTATGAAAAGATACATCAGCTCGCAGTTGATTTCGGGATGGATACTCTGAGGATAGGTATCGAATGGTCACGAATATTCCCAAGTTCAACAAGGGAAATTCCTTTTGGTGAGGGGATGCTCGAAAAGCTTGATAGTATCGCAAATAAAGACGCAGTTGAACATTACAGAAAGATCATGGAGGATATGAAATCAAAGGGATTAAAGGTTTTCGTAAACTTGAATCATTTCACGCTACCGTTGTGGTTACACGATCCATTGGCGGTTAGGAAAGGTAAACCTACGGATAAGCTCGGTTGGGTAAGTGATGATGCGCCGGTTGAGTTTGCAAAGTACGCCGAATACATCGCATGGAAATTTGGTGATATTGTCGATTACTGGTCAAGCATGAATGAACCGCATGTCGTTGCTCAGCTCGGTTATTTCCAAATACTGGCAGGCTTCCCACCAAGCTATTTCAATCCTGAATGGTACATCAAAAGTCTCAGAAATGAAGCAACTGCACATAATTTGACTTACGATGCTATTAAAAGACACACTGATAAACCCGTTGGTGTTATCTATTCTTTCACCTGGTACGATACACTCAAGCCAAACAACAGTGAAATATTTGAGAACGCTATGTGGCTTGCGAATTGGAATTTCATGGATCAAGTAAAAGATAAAGTCGACTACATCGGTGTCAACTATTACACCCGCGCCATGATTGATAAACTACCTAAGCCTATCGAGATTCAAGATTTCGAACTCAACTGGTACGTTGTGAGAGGATACGGTTATGCATGTCAAGAAGGTGGCTTTGCACTCTCAGGCAGACCAGCAAGTGAATTTGGTTGGGAGATCTATCCTGAAGGACTTTATTACTTACTCAAGGCGATATACGAAAGGTACAACAAACCTTTGATTGTAACGGAAAATGGTATTGCCGACCAAAACGATAAATACCGTGCACAGGTGCTCATATCGCATCTATACGCTGTAGAAAAGGCGATGAACGAGGGCGTTGATGTCCGAGGATACCTGCATTGGTCGATAGTTGATAATTACGAATGGGCAAAGGGATACAGCAAGCGATTTGGCCTTGCCTACACGGATTTCGAAAAGAAGTTATACATACCAAGACCTTCTATGTACGTCTTTAGAGAAATTGCCAAGACAAGGAGTATTGACCAATTCAAGGGGTATGATCCGTACGGACTCATGAAATTTTGA